The following coding sequences lie in one Populus nigra chromosome 15, ddPopNigr1.1, whole genome shotgun sequence genomic window:
- the LOC133674165 gene encoding heat stress transcription factor C-1, whose translation MMEANNSNNIVAPFVLKIYQMVSDPTTDSLISWGRANNSFIVIDPLDFSQRILPVYFKHNNFSSFVRQLNTYGFRKVDPDRWEFANEWFLRGQKQLLKNIVRRKHSSNNKGSSHMQVNIKGEDLDDEDIIMEIARLKQEQKALEQELEGMNKRLEATERRPQQMMAFIYKVVEDPDLLPRMILEKERTRQIKDKKQRLMISSSATSPSGMAISSTSTIIKSEVVHEEGSIGVISSPETVFNVDKFCQSSPSPDESDINAIGWLDQVNCGLAVAGPSPFTTGSMGAGIGATVAVLPQGNSTVIGYGGDWGDHMNYFGEMAAGVEDRPRPSYPFSLLGGGF comes from the exons ATGATGGAGGCTAATAACAGCAATAACATCGTAGCACCCTTTGTTTTGAAGATTTATCAGATGGTCAGTGATCCAACAACGGATTCTCTCATTTCCTGGGGCAGAGCAAACAACAGTTTCATCGTCATCGACCCTTTAGATTTCTCTCAGAGGATTTTGCCTGTTTACTTCAAACACAACAACTTCTCTAGCTTTGTTCGACAGTTGAACACCTAT GGTTTTAGAAAAGTCGATCCAGATAGATGGGAATTTGCAAACGAATGGTTTCTTAGAGGGCAAAAGCAATTGCTGAAGAATATAGTTCGCAGGAAGCATAGTTCTAATAATAAAGGGTCATCACATATGCAAGTAAATATAAAAGGTGAAGACTTAGATGATGAAGATATAATTATGGAGATAGCAAGGTTAAAGCAAGAACAGAAGGCCTTAGAGCAAGAACTTGAAGGCATGAACAAGCGTTTAGAGGCGACGGAAAGACGTCCACAACAAATGATGGCTTTTATCTATAAAGTTGTTGAAGACCCGGATCTCCTTCCTCGTATGATTCTTGAAAAGGAACGTACAAGGcagataaaagacaagaaacaACGTTTGATGATATCTTCTTCGGCGACATCACCTTCTGGCATGGCAATTTCAAGTACTTCAACAATAATAAAGTCTGAAGTGGTTCATGAAGAGGGTTCTATAGGGGTAATATCTTCACCAGAAACTGTTTTTAATGTAGATAAATTTTGTCAATCTTCACCCTCACCTGATGAGTCAGATATTAACGCTATAGGATGGTTAGATCAAGTAAACTGTGGTCTTGCCGTGGCAGGACCTAGTCCATTTACAACAGGCTCAATGGGTGCAGGGATTGGGGCAACGGTGGCAGTGTTGCCGCAAGGGAATAGTACTGTGATAGGATATGGTGGTGATTGGGGTGACCACATGAACTATTTTGGAGAAATGGCGGCGGGAGTGGAGGATAGGCCACGACCGTCTTATCCATTTTCACTTTTGGGAGGTGGCTTTTAG